In Isoptericola variabilis 225, the genomic window CGCGGTCACGGCCGAGACCGACGGGCCCGAGGCCGCGCTCGCGCTCCTCGACGAGCTCGACGAGGACGGTGCCCGGTTCCAGCCGGCCTGGGCGACGCGTGCCGACCTGCTGCGACGCCTCGGCCGCCGCGCCGAGTCGCGCGCCGCGTACGACAAGGCGGTCTCGCTGACCACGGACCCGGCCGAGCGGGCGTTCCTGCAGTCCCGGCGCCCGGCCGCCTGAGGTACCCTGCGATCGTCGAGGCGGACACCGTCGCCGCCTGCGCTCGAAAAAGGGGCGCGCCGCCGGCCCGCACGGGCCACCGGGACACATACGGACCGCAGCACTCATCCGTCACTGTTTCCTCGGGAGGCCCCCATGCCCACCGTGTCCGCGCACGTCGCCCACACCCTCGCCCGCCACGTCGACCACGTCTTCGGGGTCATGGGCAACGGCAACGCCTGGTTCCTCGACACCCTCACGCGCGAGACGGCGACGCGCTTCACCGCGGTGCGCCACGAGTCGGGCGGCGTGGTCGCCGCCGACGCCCACTTCCGCGCGTCGAACCGCCTCGCCGCGGCGACGGCGACGTACGGGGCGGGGTTCACCAACGCGCTCACGGCCCTGGCCGAGGCGCGGCAGGCGCACGTGCCGCTCGTCCTCGTCGCGGGCGACGAGCCGACGTCGGGTCCCCGGCCGTGGGACGTCGACCAGATCGCGCTCGCCGCGGCCGTCGGCGCCCGCACGTACACCGTCGGCCGCGCGGACGCGGCCGCGACGACCGTCATCGCGATCGAGCACGCGCTCACGTACAGCGTCCCCGTCGTCCTGGCGATCCCGTACGACGTCGCGGCGCGCGAGGCCGGTCCCGTGCCGTCGGCACCCGAGCCGGTGCTGCCCGGACCGCTCGCGCCGGTCGGCCCGTTCGACGCGGCCGCCATCACGGACCTGGCCCGGGCGCTCGCCGAGGCCGAGCGCCCGTTCCTGCTCGCGGGCCGCGGCGCGTGGCTCGCGGGCGCCGGCCCCGCGCTCGGCGAGCTCGCCGCCGCAACGGGTGCCGTGACGGGCACCACCGCGCTCGGCCGAGGCGTGTTCCCCGACGACCGCCACGACCTCGGCGTCACCGGCGGCTTCGGCGCGGCGGGGGCGATGGAGCTCGTGCGCGAGGCCGACGTCGCGGTCGTCTTCGGCGCGTCCCTCAACCAGTTCACGATGCGCTTCGGCGAGCTCTTCTCCCCCGGCACGCGGGTCGTGCAGGTCGACACGGGCCCCGCGGCCACGCATCGCCACGTCGGCGGCTACGTGCGCGGCGACGCGCGCCTCGTCGCGGACGCGCTCGTCGAGGAGCTGGCCAAGCTCGAGGCGCGCCCGTCCGGGTGGCGCGAGTCCGTCGACGTCGTCACCCTGCGCGCGCACGACCCGGGCCCGGCCGACGGCCTCGCCGAGGACGGCCGCCTCGACCCGCGCGCCGTCGCGCACCGCCTCGCCGCGCTCCTGCCCGCGGACCGCGTGGTCGTGTCCGACGGCGGGCACTTCATCGGCTGGGCCAACATGTACTGGCCCGTCGCGTCGCCCGACCGGATGATGATGGTCGGCACCGCCTACCAGTCGATCGGGCTCGGCTTCCCGAGCGTCGCCGGCGCCGCGACGGCGCGGCCCGAGGCGACCGTTGTGCTCACCACGGGCGACGGCGGCGGGCTCATGGCGCTCGCCGACCTCGAGACGGCCGTGCGCACCGCGCGCGGGCGCGGCCTCGCGGTCGTGTGGAACGACGCCGCGTACGGCGCCGAGGTGCACGTCTACGGCCGGCAGGGGCTCGCCGAGGAGCCCATGCTCATCCCGGAGACCGACTTCGCGGCGCTCGCCGCCTCGGTCGGCGCCGAGGGCGTCGTCGTGCGCGAGCTGGCGGACCTCGACCGGCTCGCGGCCTGGACGGCCGAGCCCGCCGACGAGCGGCCGTTCCTGCTGCTCGACTGCCGCGTCTCCCCCGGCGTCGTCGCGCCGTACCAGGAGGAGATCCTCCGGGTGAACAGCCGGCGCTGACCGGCCCGCCCGGACGCGCCGTGGCCCGGTCCCGACGTCGGGACCGGGCCACGGCGCACGCGCCTGGGGTGGGTGGTGTCAGCCGAGCCCGCGGATCGCTCCCCGGGCCTGCAGTGCCTCGTGCTCGGGCCCGAGCGGGATGCCGGTCCGGTCGCGCAGGATCAGCGTGGCGGCGAACGCCACGACCATGACGGACGCGATGTAGAACGCGACGGACGTCGCGGTGCCGGTGGTCTGGACGAGCCACGTCGCGATCGTCGGAGCGAACGCGCCGCCGAGGATCGCCCCGATCGCGTACGTGATGGAGACGCCCGAGTACCGGATCGACGCCGGGAAGAGTTCGGCGAAGTACGCGGCCTGCTGGCCGTAGGTGAAGCCGTTGCCGACCGCGAACAGCGCGACGCCGAGGAACAGCAGCCACGGGTTGCCGGTGTTGACCAGCGGGAAGAGCAGGAACACCGTGGACAGGAAGGCGATCCAGCCGATGATGTACGTGCTGCGGCGCCCGATCCGGTCGGACACCACGCCGGCCGCGAACGTGCACACGAGCCAGACGACGGAGGCACCCGCCACGGCGAGCAGCACGG contains:
- a CDS encoding thiamine pyrophosphate-binding protein, which codes for MPTVSAHVAHTLARHVDHVFGVMGNGNAWFLDTLTRETATRFTAVRHESGGVVAADAHFRASNRLAAATATYGAGFTNALTALAEARQAHVPLVLVAGDEPTSGPRPWDVDQIALAAAVGARTYTVGRADAAATTVIAIEHALTYSVPVVLAIPYDVAAREAGPVPSAPEPVLPGPLAPVGPFDAAAITDLARALAEAERPFLLAGRGAWLAGAGPALGELAAATGAVTGTTALGRGVFPDDRHDLGVTGGFGAAGAMELVREADVAVVFGASLNQFTMRFGELFSPGTRVVQVDTGPAATHRHVGGYVRGDARLVADALVEELAKLEARPSGWRESVDVVTLRAHDPGPADGLAEDGRLDPRAVAHRLAALLPADRVVVSDGGHFIGWANMYWPVASPDRMMMVGTAYQSIGLGFPSVAGAATARPEATVVLTTGDGGGLMALADLETAVRTARGRGLAVVWNDAAYGAEVHVYGRQGLAEEPMLIPETDFAALAASVGAEGVVVRELADLDRLAAWTAEPADERPFLLLDCRVSPGVVAPYQEEILRVNSRR